A window of Pseudodesulfovibrio hydrargyri contains these coding sequences:
- a CDS encoding ABC transporter substrate-binding protein → MSRLPRIVLFLALALFALGSVTAHARPLKVAYSDWPGWVAWDIGIQKGWFKEAGVDVEFVWFEYVPSMDAFAAGKVDAVTMTNGDALVMASQGAPSVGIVMNDYSNGNDMVVARPGIKSVKQLKGKKVGVEVGFVSHLLLLNALKSAGMSESDIEIVNMPTDQTPQALGSGEVDAIVAWQPNSGQALREMPGSEAVFSSADVPGIIYDLLCVNPKSLVEHKAEWAKVVKVWFKIADYIADPSNRDEILEIMSNRVGLSPAEYAPLMKGTHFLGQAGNKKHFVKGDTLESVYGSNKVVDEFNVDNGVYKKRIADGEHLDPTLVQ, encoded by the coding sequence ATGTCCCGTTTACCCCGCATCGTTCTATTCCTGGCCCTGGCCCTGTTCGCGCTCGGCAGCGTGACCGCCCACGCACGTCCCCTCAAGGTTGCCTACAGCGACTGGCCCGGCTGGGTCGCCTGGGACATCGGCATCCAGAAAGGATGGTTCAAGGAAGCAGGCGTTGACGTCGAGTTCGTCTGGTTCGAATACGTCCCGTCCATGGACGCCTTTGCCGCCGGCAAGGTCGATGCCGTGACCATGACCAACGGCGACGCCCTGGTCATGGCCTCCCAGGGCGCCCCGTCCGTCGGCATTGTCATGAACGACTACTCCAACGGCAACGACATGGTCGTGGCCAGGCCCGGCATCAAGTCCGTCAAGCAGCTCAAGGGCAAGAAGGTCGGCGTCGAGGTCGGTTTCGTGAGCCACCTGCTCCTGCTCAACGCCCTGAAATCCGCAGGCATGTCCGAATCCGACATTGAAATCGTGAACATGCCCACCGACCAAACGCCGCAGGCACTGGGCTCCGGCGAGGTCGACGCCATCGTCGCCTGGCAGCCCAACTCCGGCCAGGCCCTGCGCGAAATGCCCGGCTCCGAGGCCGTCTTCAGCAGCGCCGACGTACCCGGCATCATCTACGACCTGCTCTGCGTCAACCCCAAGAGCCTGGTCGAACACAAGGCCGAATGGGCCAAGGTCGTCAAGGTCTGGTTCAAGATCGCCGACTACATCGCCGATCCCTCCAACCGTGACGAGATCCTGGAAATCATGAGCAACCGCGTGGGGCTTTCCCCGGCGGAGTACGCCCCGCTCATGAAGGGAACCCACTTCCTGGGCCAGGCCGGCAACAAAAAGCACTTTGTGAAGGGCGACACGCTCGAATCCGTTTACGGCTCCAACAAGGTCGTGGACGAGTTCAACGTGGACAACGGCGTGTACAAGAAACGCATCGCCGACGGCGAACACCTCGATCCAACTCTCGTCCAGTAA
- a CDS encoding sirohydrochlorin chelatase, with protein sequence MSRKDQLRILLPHTSLGIGRQPMALRAAEALAAECSEAIGSEVKAEFVHLDPLCPGAGLEETLLGASGEAEAVFMLPAEMHIDLFVKRALADAAVWARKKNHDARIFYDGVEPCHPLLLASLADAGRRAAMDLGVTGPGQFRLLLAASGDGDPEVRAESYKLMRLLWEEIGAATGEIGFVRHGNPMLAPALKRFAAGPLPTIVAAQYLWPCEHRDFAETMVGDISGELGRPIPLTVPIGDHPNVGAWFRQRAMGMWWDYRLKTQRPAIKLSEGLSINTKNTA encoded by the coding sequence ATGTCCCGCAAAGATCAACTGCGCATCCTCTTGCCGCACACCTCGCTGGGTATCGGCCGCCAACCCATGGCCCTGCGGGCCGCGGAAGCCCTTGCGGCCGAATGCTCCGAAGCCATCGGCAGTGAGGTCAAGGCGGAGTTCGTCCACCTCGACCCTCTCTGCCCGGGGGCTGGGCTGGAAGAGACGCTGCTCGGGGCGAGCGGCGAAGCCGAAGCAGTGTTCATGCTCCCGGCGGAGATGCACATTGACCTGTTCGTCAAGCGGGCATTGGCCGATGCGGCTGTCTGGGCGCGTAAGAAAAATCACGACGCCCGGATATTCTATGACGGCGTTGAACCTTGTCACCCCCTGTTGCTGGCGTCCCTGGCGGACGCCGGCCGCAGGGCGGCCATGGACCTCGGGGTCACCGGCCCGGGCCAATTCCGTCTGCTCTTGGCCGCCTCCGGCGACGGCGACCCGGAGGTTCGGGCCGAATCCTACAAGCTCATGCGGCTGTTGTGGGAAGAGATAGGCGCGGCCACCGGAGAGATCGGCTTCGTCCGCCATGGAAATCCCATGCTCGCCCCGGCCCTCAAACGGTTCGCCGCCGGGCCTCTCCCGACCATAGTGGCGGCCCAGTACTTGTGGCCGTGCGAACACCGGGATTTCGCGGAAACCATGGTGGGGGACATCTCCGGCGAGCTCGGCCGGCCGATTCCGCTCACCGTTCCCATCGGCGACCATCCGAACGTGGGCGCCTGGTTCCGCCAACGCGCAATGGGCATGTGGTGGGATTACCGTCTGAAGACCCAACGCCCTGCCATCAAGTTGTCCGAAGGACTGAGCATAAACACCAAGAACACAGCTTAA
- a CDS encoding agmatinase family protein has product MSFYKKHAPNFREHDRELPDTSHLEGMIARELEKDIPEEKWWEEVRRGKELGLEPADSIEDKTVFSTFQRGELPHWSGINTFLKAPYLEDVNKVGEYDAAIVGVPFDIGVTYRSGTRFGPQAMRRISSLYTTYNYELGVDLRESLALCDVGDIFCPSNITKAHDQIAKGVAHIMDQGTMPIIMGGDHSIGYPCVRGVAECVEGNVGIIHLDRHVDTQEKDMDEIMHTCPWFHATNMPNVPPKNLVQIGIGGWQVPRPGVKAGRDMECTVMTVQDVEKMGIQDTIDMALEVAWKGASAVYLSFDIDSVDAGFVPGTGWPEPGGLLPREALAIMRGVAAEGVAAMEVVEVAPPYDVSDITALLGVRSIVDVLATMVKHDRLGGKLK; this is encoded by the coding sequence ATGAGCTTCTACAAGAAGCATGCGCCCAATTTTCGGGAGCATGACCGGGAACTCCCCGACACGTCGCATCTGGAAGGCATGATCGCTCGAGAACTGGAAAAGGACATCCCCGAAGAAAAATGGTGGGAAGAGGTCAGGCGGGGCAAGGAACTCGGCCTGGAACCGGCCGATTCCATCGAAGACAAGACCGTCTTTTCCACCTTCCAGCGCGGCGAGTTGCCCCACTGGTCCGGCATCAACACCTTCCTCAAGGCTCCCTATCTGGAAGACGTCAACAAGGTCGGAGAATATGACGCCGCCATCGTCGGTGTGCCCTTCGACATCGGCGTCACCTATCGCTCGGGCACCCGATTCGGCCCCCAGGCCATGCGCCGCATCTCGTCGCTGTACACCACGTACAACTATGAGCTGGGCGTGGACCTCCGCGAATCCCTGGCTCTGTGCGACGTGGGCGACATCTTCTGCCCGTCCAACATCACCAAGGCGCACGACCAGATCGCCAAAGGCGTGGCCCACATAATGGATCAGGGCACCATGCCCATCATCATGGGCGGGGACCACTCCATAGGCTACCCGTGCGTCCGGGGCGTTGCCGAGTGCGTGGAAGGCAACGTCGGCATCATCCACCTGGACCGCCACGTCGACACCCAGGAAAAGGACATGGACGAGATCATGCACACCTGCCCCTGGTTCCACGCCACCAACATGCCCAACGTGCCGCCCAAAAACCTCGTCCAGATCGGGATCGGCGGATGGCAGGTACCCCGCCCCGGCGTCAAGGCCGGGCGCGACATGGAATGCACGGTCATGACTGTCCAGGATGTGGAGAAAATGGGCATTCAGGATACCATCGACATGGCCCTTGAGGTGGCCTGGAAAGGTGCGAGCGCGGTCTACCTGTCCTTTGACATCGATTCCGTGGACGCCGGTTTCGTCCCCGGCACCGGCTGGCCCGAACCGGGCGGCCTGCTCCCCCGCGAGGCGCTGGCGATCATGCGCGGCGTGGCCGCCGAAGGCGTGGCCGCCATGGAGGTGGTCGAAGTCGCCCCGCCGTACGACGTGTCGGACATCACCGCATTGCTCGGCGTTCGTTCCATCGTCGACGTCCTGGCTACCATGGTCAAGCACGACCGCCTCGGCGGCAAACTCAAATAG
- the hydF gene encoding [FeFe] hydrogenase H-cluster maturation GTPase HydF, producing MSGKAPRGVRLVIALAGRRNAGKSSLINALTGQETAIVSDTPGTTTDPVAKHYELLPLGPVTFYDTAGLDDEGELGALRVKATRKVLYRCDVAVIVLGEEGFTDYEKDLLRTIREMDIPHVVAWNKADLRPEEHTPEGLDAPFLHVSAATGRGVDRLKRRLIDSVPPEYRQERLILGDLIREGDHVVCVVPIDLAAPKGRLILPQVQVLREILDCDALGTVVKEREIEAALLGMRTPPALVVTDSQVVMSVAGDVPDDIPLTTFSTLFARYKGDLDSLVAGASAVDTLKDGDTVLIGEACSHHDVADDIGRVKIPRWMAQYTGRDLNFEVYAGHDFPEDLERFALVVHCGACMLNRTEMLRRIAECKRRGVPITNYGVAISKLQGVLQRVLRPFGVMPNTITTPTETPHTISASKLDNIS from the coding sequence ATGTCGGGTAAGGCGCCGCGCGGGGTCAGGCTGGTCATCGCCCTGGCCGGACGGCGCAACGCGGGCAAGTCCTCACTGATCAACGCCCTGACCGGCCAGGAGACGGCCATTGTCTCGGATACGCCCGGGACCACCACGGACCCGGTGGCCAAGCACTACGAGTTGCTCCCGCTGGGCCCGGTGACCTTCTACGACACGGCCGGGCTGGACGACGAAGGCGAGTTGGGCGCATTGCGCGTCAAGGCCACGCGAAAGGTCCTCTACCGCTGCGACGTGGCCGTGATCGTCCTGGGCGAGGAGGGATTCACCGATTACGAGAAAGATCTGCTCAGGACCATCCGCGAGATGGACATCCCGCACGTCGTGGCCTGGAACAAGGCGGACCTGCGGCCCGAGGAGCACACGCCCGAGGGGCTCGACGCCCCGTTCCTGCACGTCTCGGCGGCCACGGGGCGGGGCGTGGACCGGCTCAAGCGCCGGCTCATCGACAGCGTTCCGCCCGAGTATCGCCAGGAGCGGCTCATCCTCGGCGACCTGATCCGCGAGGGCGACCATGTGGTCTGCGTGGTGCCCATCGATCTGGCCGCGCCCAAGGGCCGCCTGATCCTGCCCCAGGTGCAGGTATTGCGTGAAATTCTGGACTGCGACGCCCTGGGCACCGTGGTCAAGGAGCGGGAGATCGAGGCCGCGCTCCTGGGGATGCGCACCCCGCCCGCCCTGGTGGTCACCGACTCCCAGGTGGTCATGAGCGTGGCCGGGGACGTGCCGGACGACATCCCCCTGACCACCTTCTCCACCCTGTTCGCCCGGTACAAGGGCGACCTGGACAGCCTGGTGGCAGGGGCCTCGGCCGTCGACACCCTCAAGGACGGCGACACCGTGCTCATCGGCGAGGCCTGCTCACACCACGACGTGGCCGACGACATCGGGCGGGTCAAGATCCCGCGCTGGATGGCCCAGTACACGGGCCGGGACCTCAATTTCGAGGTCTACGCCGGGCACGACTTCCCCGAGGACCTGGAGCGCTTCGCCCTGGTGGTCCACTGCGGAGCATGCATGCTGAACCGCACCGAGATGCTCCGGCGCATCGCCGAATGCAAACGCCGTGGCGTGCCGATCACCAACTACGGCGTGGCCATCTCGAAACTCCAAGGCGTGCTGCAACGTGTTTTACGCCCCTTCGGAGTGATGCCAAACACAATCACAACACCCACAGAAACCCCTCACACAATCAGTGCGTCAAAATTAGATAATATATCGTAA
- the hydE gene encoding [FeFe] hydrogenase H-cluster radical SAM maturase HydE, with translation MNTHDILDALTGSDDAFLFARAHEMRRWIFGSDVYLRAIIEFSNVCDKQCRYCGLRAGNRHLNRYRMDSNAILESAALAVAQGAGTVVLQSGDDTAYSREQIGALIRAIKADHDVAVTLSLGDRGVDEYAHWRDCGADRCLIKLETTDPARYKDLRKGEDFTARLHRVEELRRLGFEVGSGVIAGLPGTTPMDALRDILFLTELDLDMIAVGPFVPNPDTPLASFPPGSVVLSQRMTALLRLLNPKANIPATSALDALHPGGRAQALARGCNVLMPSITPDELRGDYTIYPGKNADGLDRTGSLDSARRTIEAMGFVPSASKGFSPRRDHVG, from the coding sequence ATGAACACCCACGACATTCTCGACGCCCTGACCGGCTCGGACGACGCCTTCCTGTTCGCCCGCGCCCACGAGATGCGCCGCTGGATATTCGGCAGCGACGTCTATCTGCGGGCCATCATCGAATTCTCCAACGTCTGCGACAAGCAGTGCCGCTACTGCGGCCTGCGCGCCGGAAACCGGCACCTCAACCGCTACCGCATGGACTCGAACGCCATCCTCGAGAGCGCGGCCCTGGCCGTGGCCCAGGGGGCCGGGACCGTGGTCCTGCAATCCGGCGACGACACGGCCTATTCCAGGGAACAGATCGGCGCGCTGATCCGTGCCATCAAGGCCGACCACGACGTGGCCGTGACCCTCTCCCTGGGCGACCGGGGGGTCGACGAGTACGCCCACTGGCGCGACTGCGGGGCGGACCGCTGCCTGATCAAGCTCGAGACCACGGACCCGGCACGCTACAAGGACCTGCGCAAGGGCGAGGACTTCACCGCCCGGCTCCACCGGGTGGAGGAGCTGCGCCGTTTGGGCTTCGAGGTCGGCTCCGGGGTCATCGCCGGTCTGCCCGGCACCACGCCCATGGACGCCCTGCGCGACATCCTCTTCCTGACCGAACTGGATCTGGACATGATCGCGGTGGGCCCGTTCGTGCCCAATCCGGACACCCCGCTGGCCTCGTTCCCGCCCGGCTCGGTGGTCCTGTCCCAGCGCATGACCGCCCTGCTGCGCCTGCTCAATCCCAAGGCGAACATCCCGGCCACCTCGGCCCTGGACGCCCTGCACCCCGGCGGCCGCGCCCAGGCCCTGGCCAGGGGATGCAACGTGCTCATGCCGTCCATCACGCCCGACGAGCTGCGCGGCGATTACACCATCTATCCGGGCAAGAACGCCGACGGCCTGGACAGGACCGGGTCTCTGGACTCGGCCAGGCGGACCATCGAGGCCATGGGTTTCGTCCCGTCCGCATCCAAGGGGTTCTCCCCGAGGAGGGACCATGTCGGGTAA